The DNA window cacccctcgcgCCACCGGGGCTGTGTGCTTCCAGGCGTTTCTCTTTCCCACGCGTTGGAACGGAAACTTTCCCTCTTTCCTAGACCCCCATCGTCCTTTTCTCCGTGGGGCTGAGAAAGGACAAAGGCCCAGTAatacggcgggggggggggggcggcgctcCGCGCAGGTCTCTCGCGACTAGGGCAGGGCGCAAACGGGGGCCATGAGGCGGCCTCGCCAGCCTTGCGCTTCCGCCTCGCTGCATTCCTGGGGCGCGTTTCAGGGAGCCGGGGTGCAGCGCTGGGGTCTGTTGGCCTGTCCCGTGTCTTGGGAGTTCGGATAGGGAAGAGCCGTGCGATCCCTTTGATGATGCCCCGATAGGCGTGGGGCTGAGCTGGGTGGTCGACTCTGTTCTccctcgcgccccccccccgcaaagtcCGCTAACCACGGCCGCTTCTCGCCCGTCTCCCCCTGCAGGCCGTGACCCGCTGGGCGCCTTCGGACCCCGGCAGCCGTCCAAGAAGCGCCGGAAGTCCCGCACGGCCTTCACCAACCACCAGATCTACGAGCTGGAGAAGCGCTTCCTCTACCAGAAGTACCTCTCGCCCGCCGACCGAGACCACATCGCGGCCCAGCTGGGTCTGAGCAACGCCCAGGTCATCACCTGGTTCCAGAACCGCCGTGCCAAGCTCAAGCGGGACCTGGAGGAGATGAAGGCGGACGTGGAGTCCCTCAAGAAGCTGCCCCCGTCCGCGCTGGAGAAGCTGGCGAGCATGCCGGAGCTGGAGCCCGAGCCTCAGACCGCCCGCCCTCGCGGGGGGGCCAGCCTGCCCTGCCCCTCGTCGGCCCCGGCCTCCCCCGGCGGGCCCCTCCGGGCCACGGACACGTTCTCAGACGGcgaggaaggggaagaagaagaggaggaggaggaggagatagacgTGGGAGACTGAGGGCGCCCCTCCGCCCCTCATTGAGCAAAGGGAGAAGCCAGAGACCCCCTATCTCGGACCCCTCGGCTTCTCCCTCCTGAACCCTAGGGAGGGAGCCTCAGAAGGAGCGCCTCCCCAGCCACCCAAAGCCCGGAGGAGCGAAGCATTCCCCAGCGGGAGGGACTTTCCGCACCCAGGCCAGTTCTCTCCTGGCTCCTCATGACCTCCCCCGCCTCAAAAACCAGCCagccccctgccgccgccgccgccgcctccaggTCCCATTCAGGCTTCGGTGCCAGCTGCGCACTTTCTGCAgcctttcgcccccccccccacagccccgcTGGCCTAACCCAGGCCCTTCCGCCTCCCTCCTGGGCTCCGATCCTTCTGCTGAGCATCCcgcctcccttcccttcttccttcttcggtCCCTGGAGGAAGAGttggtgcaatttttaaaaagacttattttttattttctatcgTCGTTTGGTCTCGGTGCTCGTGATCGTCTGTCTCAgcgtgtttgtgtttttttgctttccctcccgGGAGACCGGCGCCCGGCGCTCATGCCATCGGGACATATGGAGAGGAACGGGCGACCAGGACCGCTTCTCCCGACGGCACATCCCTCAGGCGGGAGGTGCCGTTCCAGGAGCACGGGCGAGGGAGGGGCTCCAGCAGGCCCCGGCTTGGCTCCGTGGCCCTCTCCccagctcccagggcttcccggCCTCCGCTGGACGCCAACCCGTCTCTCCCTCTCCGCGGGGCTCCTCGTCCCGAGAGGAGGGTGGACTGTTCGTCTTCGTGGTGGGGGTCTCTCCGCCTCAGTCTCCCCTTCCCCCGTTCCTCGGTCGTGTGTGCGTGTATATATTTTGAATAAAGGGACACACCTGATGCCGATACAGCAGCCTCCTGGTGACCTAAGATTATttcttttattggggggggggagttgaaaaCCCAGAACTGCAGGAGAAGGGATAGGAGGGGACACTGTCCGAGGAAGGCGCTTGCTCTTCCCCGAAGCAGGAGGGGGGCCTCGGAAGCGTGTGAAGAGAAGTGCAGCGGCGGCCATTGACGCCTCGCACTCCTTCCCCCCTCGTGGAACCTTGGAAAATCTGGGAACGTGACCCCCTCCCGTGTCTCCCGGGGCTCCAGAGACTGGTTCAAGTCTAATTCAGCCAAAAGACGAGGGGGGGTGAAGAAGGGGAGAGAGCTTCCAATCTCCCTGCTGCCCAGCCGAACAAAAGATCGGAGGTGGTGGATCGGGCGCTGCTTGCGGCTGGGCTGTCCAGCGTCTGCCAGGAAAGCCGCTTGCCTAGGAAGCTCCAGACTCGTCTGGCGGGATGTCGCCGCTTCTTATACTCTGATTTATCGCTCGTTTTTCACCGGGATATTATATGGGACCtagaagggggaggcaggaaggTGAAATGCAGTTTTCCAAACTACAGAAGTTAAGCGAAAGAAGCCACCGTTTAGGAACAAGAAAACTCATAGAACGGATAAATATTTACTTCTGCGCTTTACTGGAggcatgtttaaatattaggaaAGGGTCTCCGCTCATGTACAAAGCACACTCTGAGATGCCTGGGGACCTTTTTCATGCCCCGCTCGTTCTCCGTGTACCGGAGGGGGCGGGTTGGAGATGGGTAAGGTGGAGCAGAGCGAACGCGCATCGTGCCCTCCGCTCCCTGCATGAGCCTCTAACGACTCAGAGACGCCCAGGGAGCCACCGGCCTCGTCCTCTGGTTTGCAAATTAGCCGGGCGTCGCCTGATTGATGGGGACCCTGACGCAGGGAGGTGGAGGCGAGGAAAGCACTTAAATAGGGGTGGGGCCAGAGAGTAGAACCTGAGATCGCTGCCCTCCGCGCAGCCGCAGAGCGCCCTTCCCGGGAGGAGGCGTTGCTCTCTCGCCATCGGGGGAGGTCTTTTGGGGAGAGAGAGGGGCGCCCATTCTCCCTTTCTCAAATTGGAGACATACGTCACCCCCTCTGCCGAGATCGCCCCGCCCTGCCCCGTCCTCTTCTAGTACAGTACTAGGCAAGCAt is part of the Pogona vitticeps strain Pit_001003342236 chromosome 5, PviZW2.1, whole genome shotgun sequence genome and encodes:
- the LBX2 gene encoding transcription factor LBX2, whose translation is MTSATEGKAPPTPSQPVDGGGRGGGEERHRSPLDQLPPPANSNKPLTPFSIEDILNKPSGRKAPSARLVFLDKVTASTGRPRNGNSLPAPTSPLCALEELASKTFKGLEVNVLQAAEGRDPLGAFGPRQPSKKRRKSRTAFTNHQIYELEKRFLYQKYLSPADRDHIAAQLGLSNAQVITWFQNRRAKLKRDLEEMKADVESLKKLPPSALEKLASMPELEPEPQTARPRGGASLPCPSSAPASPGGPLRATDTFSDGEEGEEEEEEEEEIDVGD